TTCTTTGGTCCTGGTCTCGCCGCGCTGACCATTGCCGACCGCGCGACGCTTGGGAACATGTCGCCCGAGTACGGGGCGACCATCGCCATCTTCCCCATCGATACGATGACGCTCGAGTATCTGCGTTTGACGGGACGTGACGAGGCGCAGGTGGCGCTCGTCGAGACTTACACGAAGGCGCAGGGGCTGTTCCGCTCGGAGGGGGCGCCAGAGGCGAGCTATGCCAGCCTCATCGAGCTGGACTTGGCCAGCGTCGAGCCGAGCGTCGCCGGGCCGCGGCGCCCGCAGGATCGCGTACGCCTCGGACAGGCCAAGGCGCGGTTCGGTGAAGCGCTTCAGTCCCTGCTCACCGCACCGAAGAAGGAGCCCCGTGTGACGGGCACGGCGACCGGCGGCGGGGGCGGCGCCGCCCTCGCGAGCGCCGGTGCCGCCGCCGCAACCGAGGCGCCCCCCTGGGTCGATGAGCTCGATCATGGCGCCGTTGTCGTTGCCGCTATTACGAGCTGCACGAACACCTCGAACCCGAGCGTGATGATCGGCGCCGGCCTGCTCGCGAAGAAGGCCGTCGAGAAAGGGCTCACACGAAAGCCTTGGGTGAAGACGAGCCTCGCCCCGGGGTCGAAGGTGGTGACGGAGTATCTCCGCGAGGCCGGTCTGACGGAGTACCTGGACGCGCTGGGGTTCAATCTCGTTGGCTACGGGTGCACCACCTGTATCGGAAACAGCGGCCCGCTTCCCGAAGAGGTGTCCGCTATCGTCGACGAGCGCAACCTCGTCGTCTGCTCGGTGCTGTCGGGCAATCGGAACTTCGAAGGGCGCATTCAGCCGCAAGTTCGTGCGAACTACTTGGCCTCACCGCCGCTCGTCGTCGCCTATGCACTCGCCGGTCGGATGACGATCGACCTGACGACCGAGCCCCTTGGAACGGATCGTGACGGGGCGCCTGTCTATCTTCAGGACGTCTGGCCCAGCAGCAGAGAGATTCAAGACACGATGGCGGCTGCGGTGCAGGCGGAGATGTTCCGCCGGCAGTATGCCAGCGTGTTCGAGGGCGACGCACGCTGGCGCGCGCTTCCGGTGCCGGAGGGCGAGCGCTACGTGTGGGATTCCGACTCCACGTATGTCCGACACCCACCCTATTTCGAGGGGATGACGCTCACGCCGCAGCCGCTCGAAGACGTCGCCGCAGCGCGTGTCCTTTGTGTGCTCGGGGACAGCGTGACGACAGACCACATCTCGCCGGCGGGATCAATCAAGGCCGACAGCCCGGCTGGGAAGTACCTCGAGGAGCATGGCGTCCGTGTGCGCGACTTCAACTCGTATGGTGCACGGCGCGGGAATCATGAGGTCATGGTCCGTGGGACCTTTGCAAACATTCGGCTGCGCAACCAGCTCGTGCCAGGCGTGGAGGGCGGCTTCACGATCCATCTGCCAGACGACGAGCAGATGACGATCTATGAAGCGGCGATGCGGTACCAAGCCGAAGGGGTGCCGCTCATTGTCTTGGCGGGGAAGGAGTACGGCTCTGGGTCGTCGCGCGACTGGGCCGCAAAAGGGACCAAGCTGCTGGGCGTGCGAGCGGTCATCGCCGAGAGCTTCGAGCGCATTCACCGGAGCAACCTGGTGAACATGGGGGTGCTGCCACTGCAGTTCAAGTCTGGTGATCACGCCGCGAGCCTGGGACTGACAGGACGCGAGCGCGTCGACATTGCCGGGATCGCCGCCGAATTGCAGCCGCGCGGAGAGCTCACCGTCCGTGCGACGCCCGATGAGGGCCATCCCATCACGTTCACCGTGACCGTGCGCATCGACACGCCGGAGGAGCTCGTCGCGTTCAAGCATGGCGGCATCCTGCCGTACGTGCTTCGCAAGTTAGTGCAGGCGGGCTGAGTGGATTCCTTGCAGCATGCTGACAGCCGCTGCAATCAAATCGCGCGCTTCGGAAATCGGCTTCGACCTCTGTGGCATTGCGCCTGCGGAGGCGTTTCCAGAGCTCGGCCGATTCCGCGAATGGCTCGCGCGGGGATACGCAGGCGAGATGCAGTATCTCGCCAGAACGGCCCACAAGCGCGCAGACCCGCATCTCCTTCTCCGAAACGCTCGGTCCGTCATTGTCACGGGGACCATCTATAACGTTGACCGGCCGTACTCGGCGACGTGCGGACCTGGCGAAGCACGTATCGCGCGCTACGGCTGGGGTGACGACTACCATGACGTCATCGGCCAGCGGCAGCATTTGCTTCTGGGTTGGATGAAGGATGCGGCTGGTGAGCTGTTCGACGCGGTCTCCTACGTCGATACAGGCCCGGTTCAGGAAAAGGTCTTCGCCGCGCGTGCTGGCCTGGGCTGGATTGGTAAGAACACGTGCGTCATCAACCAGGATGTCGGCTCGTGGATCTTCCTGGGCGTGATCTTGTGCGGTCTCGAGATCGAGCCGGACGCGCCTGCGCTGGACCACTGCGGTAGCTGCACGCGGTGCCTCGAGGCCTGCCCAACCGGTGCGCTGGTCGAGCCGTATGTGCTCGATGCAACCCGGTGTATCTCGTACCTGACGATCGAGGTGCGTGGTGCCATCCCACGGTCACAGCGGCCCGACGTGGGAGAACATGTCTATGGGTGTGATATCTGCCAGGACGTGTGCCCCTGGAACCGGCGCGCGCCGACGAGCGACGATCCGGCGTGGCTGCCGCGGACGATCTTCGATCGAACGCGCACCATCGATCTCTGGCGCCGATCGGACACCGATCTGCGGGCGGCGCTCAAGGCGAGTGCCATGACTCGGGCCGGGCTCCGCCGCTTCCGTCGCAACCTCTCGGTTGCGCTTGGCAACAGCGCCGGCCCGGAGAGTGAAGCGGCACTGTGCGATGATGACCGAGCCGACGCCCCGTCACTCGCGGATCCAGCCGTGAGGGAGCATGTGGAATGGGCGAAGGGCGGTAGGGCGCGTTCGCCGAACGCGCCAGATTAGTGGACCCCTTGGCCGCCCTGGAGAAACGCGGGATCCGCGCCGAGCATGCGAATGCCCCGATCCCACATCTGATCTGCCGGCGTGTCGAAAATGAGTCCGGCGTCTGCTTCCATGGTGAGCCACGCCGAAGCGGCGAGCTCGGCATCGAGCTGGCCAGGGCCCCAGCCGGAATAGCCGGTGAGCACGCGCGTGCGGGGCGGCGTGTCGATCAGGACACGCCGCAGCAGCTCGAGTGAGGTGGAGAGATAGAGACTTGGTGCGACCTGGGTGACGTCATCATCGACGCCCGAGGGCAGTCCGCCAAGCAGGATCCAGCCGCGCTGGGGCTCCACAGGACCACCAAACCACAGGAGAGGGCCGCTCGTTGCGCGGACGGGCGGCGCGAGGTTCACAACCTCCGCGGCGGCGGTGGTGGTCGGCCGATTCAGCACGAGACCGAACGCGCCATCCGGCGTGTGCTCGCAGAGGAGGAGCACCGTTCGCTCGAAATTCGGGTCCGTCAGTTGGGGCATCGAGAGCAAGAGCGTCGGTGCCAGGCCATTCACATGGTCGCCATCGATCGACATGGCTCCATCATACAAGACAGGATTCAGGAATCAGGGGTCAAGGGCGTCGAAGCTTCTGGTACTGCGCGAGCCGCACGGCGGGGAGACGGCCGTCTGCGACAGCCTGCTTGACCGCGCAGCGCGGCTCTCGATCGTGCCTGCAATCCGTGAAGTGACAATCGGTTGCCAGCGCCTCGATGTCTGGAAAGGCTGCTTCCAACGCCCCATCCCCTTCCCAGAGCTGCAGCTCCCGCATTCCTGGCGTGTCAATGAGCAATCCACCGCCGGGCACGGCGATCAGCTCCCGATGCGTCGTCGTGTGTCGTCCGCGCTGGTCCGAGGCGCGCACTTCGCGTGTGGCCTGACGGGCCTCTCCCAGGAGCCGATTGATCAGGGTCGACTTGCCGACGCCCGAGGATCCGAGGAAGGCGACCGTACGTCGCGGTCGCACGTGGCTACGGAGCTTCTCGAGCCCATCGCCTCGACCCGCGCTGGTGACCACGATGGGGACGCCGGGAGCGATCGCCTCCACGTCCCGCAGTCGCGCATCGATATCGTCGCACCTGTCGGCCTTGTTGAGCACGACGACCGGCGCCGCGCCACCCGCCCACGCCGTGACGAGATAGCGCTCGATCCGGCGCGTGTTGAAATCGTGATCCAAACCGCTCACGAGGAAGACCGTGTCGACATTGGCCGCCAGGACCTGTTGCTCAATCACCCGGCCAGCCGCCTTGCGCGAGAAGTGGCTCCGACGCGGCAGCACGCCCTCGATGAGCGGGGTCCGATCGTGCGCCGCCAGGCGAAGCGCCACCCAGTCGCCGACGGCTGGAAACGCGTCGCGCGCGCGCCAACGATGCCGGGCGCGCCCTGCGACACGGACGAGCATCTCTGCTTCGTCCGTGCTCACCCGATAGATGTGCTGATGCTCGGCGACGACACGCCCCGGGACCAGGCCTGCGGCGGCGTAATGCTGGAATTCTCGGGCGAAGCGGTCGTCCCATCCCAGTGTCACGAGACGAGCTGGTAATGTCATGATGACTGATGTGCTCCCGCGTGCGGCAGCGAGCCCACCGCTCGTGTGGCGCCCGGAGCCGACATATCCGCACCCCTATTGTGCGCGCGATGGACGACGATCGAGAATCGCGGAGATTCATGAATGGACCGGACGGACGCCGCAGGGCCGATGAGCGGCAGCGCGCCGACGCGCTCGAGACGTTGCTGCCAGTGGTGTACCGGGAGCTCCGGCGGCTTGCGGCGCACTACCTGCAGCGCGAGCGACCGGGTCATACGCTGCAGGCCACCGCGCTCGTGCACGAAGCGTACTTGCGCCTTCTCCGTGAGCACAACACCGCCTGGCAAAACCGCGCACACTTCTGCGCGATTGCGGCCGGCGCCATGCGTCAGATCCTGGTCGAGCACGCGCGCGCGCGACACGCGCAGAAGCGGGGCGGACACGCGGCTCGCATCACGCTCGATGAAGCGCTCGTCGCCACATCGCCGGGCTCGATCGACGTCGAGGCGTTGCATGGCGCGCTCGAGGAGCTTGCGGATCTCGATCGGCGCCAGGCGCGATTGGTCGAGCTGCGGTTCTTTGGTGGCCTGTCGATCGAGGAGGCGGCAGGGCAACTCGATGTCTCGCCGGCGACAGCCAAGCGCGATTGGACCGTCGCGCGTGCCTGGCTGCGGCGCCGGCTCGTCGGGAGCGAGGCGCCGTGAGCCGTCGGGAGGAATGGCGCCGCATCAACGAGCTATTTCATGCGGTGCTGGCACGGCCTCGAACCGAGCGAGCGGCCTTCCTCGAGGGGGCGTGCGCGGACGCGCCTGCCCTTCGGCGCGAAATCGAGGCGCTCGTCACCGCCCACGAAACCGACCCGGACTTCCTCGAGCAGGGGCTCGATCCACTCGACTTGCTCGCCCGCGGAGCCCTGTCCTCCATTGGTCCGTCGGTAGACGCACAACCGTTGTCGGCCGGCTCTCGCCTGGGCCGCTACGCCATCGAGGAGGAGCTCGGGCGAGGCGGCATGGGCATCGTCTATCTGGCCCGCGACACCGAGCTGAACCGCTCCGTGGCGATCAAGCTCCTGCCAGCCGCAGTTGCCAGCGATGACGGCCGCCGGGCCCGCTTGCGGCGTGAAGCACGCGCGGCGGCGGCGTTGTCGCATCCCGGTATCGCCACCGTCTACGCCCTCGAAGAGGTTGGACGCGTGCTCTTCATCGTGTCGGAGTACGTGCGCGGCCGAACCCTTCGGGATGAGTTGGAGGCGTTGGGCCCTTTCAAAGGTGGGCACCTTCTGAGCACCGTTTTGGACATCGCCCGCGCGTTGGCGGCTGCGCATCGACAGGGTGTCGTTCATCGCGACCTCAAGCCAGAGAACGTCGTGCGGAGTGAGCACGGCATCAAGATCGTGGACTTTGGCTTGGCGCAGGTCGCCCCTGCGGAGCGCGCCGGGTCGCTGCCCACACGGCTCACGCAGACTGGCATGATCGTGGGGACGCCGGCGTACATGTCGCCCGAGCAGCTGCGCGGCGAAGAAGCGGACGCACGATGTGATCAGTTCATGTTTGGCGTCTTGCTCTACGAGCTGATCACCGGGCAGCATCCGTTCCGTGGACCGGAAGTGCCGGCGACGTGGGCGCGGATCTTGCGCGACGAGCCGCAACCGCTCAGCGTCGTCGGTGACACAGTGGCGAGGCAGCTGCAGCCCGTGGTCACACGTTGCTTGGCGAAGGACCCTGCCGAGCGGTTTACGGCGACCGACGACCTCGTGTCTGCCATCGTGGAAGCGCGCGGCTCACTTGCCAGCGAGACGCGCAGGCAGGGTCACGCGGCCGAGAGCGTGGAGCCGGACGGCTCGGTGCCGATGACGCACGGCGGCGCACCCGGCGAGCGTCAACCGGCAACGCGGTTGGGATGGGAGGTTCACCAGGTCGTCGTGTCGCTCGTCTACGGCGTGATGCTCTGGCCCATGTGGCTGGTGCGCGCACACATGACGCCGGGACCATGGCGCACGCTGTGGTTCGTCGTCAATGTGGCGGTCGTGGCGCTCGCGGCGACGCTGCGCTTCAACCTTGCGTTCACGTCTCGTTGCTATCCTGCGGCACTCGATCTGCAGCGGCGCCGCGCTTCCTGGCTGGTGCGCAGCGCGGACTGGGCGGTTGCGCTCCTGTTGATGCTCGGCGCCGCCATCGTCGGTGGGGCGGATGTCGGTCTCACGGCGCTGCTGGTTGGCGTGGCGATTGGCGCCGGCGTGGCCTTCCTCTTCATCGAGCCCGCGACCGCGCATGCGACGCTGGGTGAGGGTGGGCCCGACCTTTAGGCCGCGCGTTCGCTGTAAGATGAAAGATCCGGGCCGGACGCCTCGGCGGGGCGTCCTAGCCTCACGACCTACCCGATCGGCTGATCCGCATCACGGCGGCGCGCGGATAACCTGAGTGATCGACGCTGATTATGCCTAGTTCCCCGGAGACGAAGAAGCGCATCGACTACCGCAACGCCTGGGAGGAAGCACGCGCGATCATCTGGGCGCGGCGCGCACGCTTGACGCTGGGCGCGGTGCTGATGCTCATCAATCGACCGATCGGGTTTGTCCTTCCGATTACATCGAAGTTTCTCATCGATGATGTCGTCGGAAAGCAGCGCCATGATCTGCTCGTGCCGCTGGCGATCGCGGCGGGTGTGGCAACGCTCGTGCAGGCAGTCACCTCGTTTGCGCTGACACAGGTGCTCGGCATAGCCGCGCAGCGCGCCATCACGGAGCTGCGTCGCTCGGTGCATGCGCACGTCACTCGCCTCCCGGTTCGGTACTTCGACACCACGCAAACCGGCATCCTCATCTCGCGCATCATGAGCGACGCGGAGGGTATTCGGAACCTCGTCGGCACCGGCCTGGTGCAACTGGCGGGTGGCATCGTCTCGGCCGTGCTCGCGCTTGGCGTGCTGTTCTATCTCAACTGGACGCTGACGCTCGCGACGCTCGTCCTCCTTGGGTCGTTTGCCGGCGGCATGGCACTGGCGTTCAAGCGGTTGCGGCCGCTGTTCCGCGAGCGCGGGAAGATCAACGCGGAGGTGACCGGCCGGCTGTCGCAAGGGCTGAGCGGGATTCGCGAGGTGAAAGCCTACACGGCCGAGCGGCGGGAGCAGATTATCTTTGCCGGCGGCGCGCATCGCCTGCTCCGAAACGTCGCGCAGTCGATGACGGGCATTTCACTGACCACCGCGCTCTCCACCGTGGTGATGGGCGTCGTGGGCGTGCTCATGATCGTCGTGGGCGGCCGCGATATGCTCAGCGGCTACTGGACGGTCGGCGATCTGTTCATGTACGTCATCTTCGTCGGCCTGGTGACCGCACCGCTCGTCCAGATGGCGTCGATTGGCACACAGATCACCGAGGCGTTCGCCGGTCTCGATCGCATTCGCGAGATTCGCCAAACCGTCGCCGAAGACGACGGCGATAGCGACCGCGTACGGCTCGAGGATCTCCAGGGAGAGATTGGGTTCGAGGAGGTGTGGTTCGAGTACAAGGAAGGCGTACCGGTGTTGAAGGGCGTGTCGTTCCGGGCGCCGGCCGGCTCGACGACCGCTCTCGTCGGTTCGAGCGGCTCTGGCAAGAGCACGCTGACCAGCCTGGTCATGGCCTTCAATCGACCCTCGTCTGGGCGGATCCTGATCGACGGCCATGACCTGCGCGATGTACAGCTCGCCAGCTATCGCGGCCAGCTCGGTGTCGTGCTGCAAGACAACTTCTTGTTCGACGGTACCATTGCCGAGAACATCCGCTATTCCAGTCCGCACGCACGCATGGATGAGGTGCGGGAAGTGGCGCGTATCGCGCACTGCGACGAGTTCGTCGAGGCGTTCGAGGAGAAGTACAAGACGGTCGTCGGCGAGCGCGGCGTTCGGCTGTCGGGCGGCCAGCGACAGCGCGTGGCCATTGCACGGGCGATCCTTGCCGATCCCAAGATTCTGATCTTGGACGAGGCGACGTCGAGCCTCGACAGCGAGAGCGAGGGCAAGATTCAAGACGCGCTACGCATGCTGCGCCGCGGCCGTACGACGTTTGTCATCGCACATCGCCTCTCGACGATCCGGAGCGCCGATCAGATCCTCGTCATCGAGGATGGTCAGATCATCGAGCGTGGGACGCACGCGGAGCTCTACGTGCGGGGCGGACGCTACCGGCAGCTCCACGACCGGCAGTACGAGTGGGAATCGGACCGGTTCATCAACCCCGGGGAAGACTTCACCCCAGAGCCGGAGAAGATGGAAGCGGCATCACGGGTGACAGAGGCGCTGTAGGGCGGCCCTTCCGGATTCCAAACATAGCTGTGTATAGTTTCACGCGTGTCTATCTGTGCTCATCTCTGGATCAAAGATTCCTTGTGCCCACCGGTGATGTCCTGTCTCATCGGCGTTGCCTTGATCGGCGCATCGCTCTTGACGAATCAGCCGGCCGAGGCCTCGCAAGGCGGTGAGACAACCGGCGAGCTGTTCGTCTACGTCGGCACCTATACCAACGGCGAGAGCAAGGGCATCTACCTGCTGCGGATGGATCCGCGCACGGGACAGCTTTCCGAGCCCACGTTGGCCGCCGAGGCGAAGAGTCCAAGCTTCCTTGCCGTTCACCCGACCAAGCGCGTGCTCTACGCCGTGAACGAGATAAGCGGCAACGACGGCGACCGCCCGGGCGGTGCCGTGAGCGCGTTTGCCATCGGTCCCGACGGCTCGCTGACACTCCTGAACGAGCAATCGTCCCGCGGAGCAGGCCCATGCTTCGTGGCCGTAGACGAGGCGGGAGCGCACGTGCTCGTCGCGAATTACGGGGGCGGCAGCGTTGCCGTGCTGCCTATTGACGAGGATGGTCGCCTCGAATCAGCCTCTGCGACCGTGCAACACGAAGGATCGAGCGTCGATCCGAAGCGGCAGCAAGGGCCGCATGCCCACTCCATCAATCCCGACCCAAGCAACCAATTCGCGTTGGCGGCGGACCTAGGGCTCGATCGCATCCTGGTTTATCGGCTCGATGCCACGGCAGGCACGATTACACCGCACGATCCCCCAGATGCCCGAGTCGAGCCTGGGGCCGGGCCACGGCATCTCGCGTTCCACCCCAACGGCCGCTTTGCCTACGTGATGAACGAGCTCCAGTCGACCGTGACATCCTTTGCCTGGGACGCGGCGGAGGGCACGCTCGAGGCTCTGCAGACGCTGCCCACGTTGCCAGCCGATTTCAGCGGCACCAACCATACGGCCGACGTCCAGGTACATCCGTCAGGCCGCTTCGTCTACGGATCGAACCGTGGCCACGACACCATCGCAGTCTTCGGCGTAGACGAAGCAAACGGGCGTCTCAGCCCGGTGGAGCATCGAGCCAGCGGCGGTAAGACGCCACGCCACTTCGGCATCGATCCCAGCGGCACCTATCTGCTCGCCGCCAATCAAGATTCCAACTCGCTTGTGGTTTTTCGCATCGACCAGCAAAGTGGCCGACTCGCACCCACTGGCACGCAGGTCGAAGTCCCTTCACCAGTCTGTGTCAGGTTCGTACGCCGGTAGGGTGACTCGGTGACAGGGTGACTCGGTGAGTTTCACCCTGTCACCCCCTCACCCCGTCACCCTGTCACTCGGGCCGGCGTACGGATCGAACCCACGACTCGACCTCTCGGCCAGCGGCGTCTCGTGCACCAAGACCAAACGCCAAGGCCACCGCCACGGCGATGGCCCCCACGAGGAGCCCAAAGGCGAGGTTGATGATCTCGTTGGCGAGCCCCATCTGACGGAGCGCCATGGCGCCCGCCAGCACGAGCACCGCCACGCGTGCGGCACTGGCCAAGAACCGCGCGTTGGTCACGTTGCTGTCTCGGATCACGTTGGCCGCCAGGTTCGCGAGGTAGAGCCCGACGCCAAACACGACGAGGCCGAGCAAGATGTGGCCGCCCAAAACGATGAACGACGACAGCAACGCTTGCAGTTCCGTGAAGCCCATCAGCCCCGCCGCTTCGATGGCAGCAAACAGGAGGATGGCGACGAGAATCAGCTGCCCCACGATGGTCGAGGGCTTCCGCGTGGGGGCTGCGCCCGCTTGCCCGACGACGCCGAGCTTGGCCAGGAAGTTATCGAAGCCAACCGCAGACAGCGTTCGGGCGACCAGCTCCGCTATCACACGGCCGATCACGTACGAGAGCACGATGACCAGCGCCGCGCCAAAGATCGCTGGCACGGAGCTCAACAGCGTATCGAGCATGTTGCTCGCCGGGCGAGTGACCGCCTCGAGCTGGAGAGCATTGAGCGCAGCAATAGCAACCGGGAGGAGCACCAGAACATACACCACCGTGCCGATGGCCCCGGAGACCGACGTGCCACCTAGGGCTTGCTGCAACCCGTGGCGCTCACCCAAGCGGTCGACGCCAATCGCCGCGAGCAGGCTCGACACGATGCGGCGGACCAGGTGTGCCACGAACCAACCGACGCCAAGCACCAGCGCCGCCGCAAGGATGTTCGGCAGGAAGGCGAGCGCTTTGTTGAGCATGCCCTGGATTGGTGTCAGCAATCCGTAGAGCTGCAGCGTGCTCAGGATCGCTGGGAGGAAGAGCAGCCACACGATCCAGTAGATGGCTTCGCCCAACGTCTGGCTGAGAGGGGGGCCCCCTTCTACGGCGAGTCGTTGGTCAGCACCGGTCGCAGTCAACGCGCGCGTGACGATTGCTCGCGCGATGGCGGCCAGCACGGCAGCGACGATGAGCAGCACCAGCACGCCCAGGAGCCGGGGGGCGAACTCGGTAATCTGCTGCAGCAGGGCGTTGAGTGGCTCGGTGACGGCCGTGAGCTGCAGGGCCTGGAAGAAGGCCATGAGCACGAACAGCATCACGCCCCAGAAGACGATCTGACCCAAGTACCGCTCGATAGGCACTTTCGCGCCGCGGGCGCCGAAGATCCATCCGGCCAGCTTGTTGTCGAAGTCGGTACGTTTCAGCAAGCCGCGCACGATTCCGGCCGCGATTAGGGCCACTAGCCAGCCCACGATGAGAATAACCAGCGCGCCAAGCACGCTGGGAAGAGACGCACCCACGTGCTCGTTGAACCGGTCCATCATGTTCTGCATCAGGTTGGTCCTCCTTTCTGCGATTGTGCCGAAAAGGGATACGCCGGGCCGTTGCTCGGGCCAAACACACCGCCACCGGCTCATCCGTTGCGTCTAACTGGGAGCATACTGTATCAACTGCCTGTCAAATCAGCAGTTTCGACTCAACTATACTCTTCATACCCTCGCGACGTCCGCCCCGTTGCGCGGCGCGACCCCCGTCGAGCAGCCCGGGAGCACCCCTGTACATTTCGGCCGTCGCACTCTACCAATCCAGGTCGTCAGTACCCTTGACACCCGAGCGCAAATGGGGCGTTGAACAAGCCGCACGTCGGCAGCTCAGCACTGAGGACCGGGGACGACAGCGCCCAAACCGCGGCCCGCCCAGCACTTCAGACCCTCTGAGGCTGTCCAATGTCACGTGTCACTGTCGAAGGGGAGGCGTGGTGTGAGGTCGTCGGTACGTGTGGGCCCCCAGGGTGACTCGCACAGATTGTGCACGCTCACGCCGAGGAGGCGCACCGGCCGTACGCCCGCGTCCGTGCGATTCAACAGGCTCAGGGCGCGGCTGACTATCTCTGGTTCGTCACGGGAGGCCGGGCTCGCGGTGCTGCTGCGGGTGATGGTCGTGAAGTCGTCGTACCGCACCTTCAGGGTGACGGTTCTGGCCCACAGGCTCTTTCGCACGAGCCAGGTGGCGCTGTGGCGCGCCATCGCTGCAACCTCATGTTGAATCTCAGCAAGGCTCGTGAGGTCCGTGGCGTACGTGTTCTCTGAACCGCGCGACTTCAGGGGACGGTTGGGCTCAACCGGCCGATCATCGATGCCGTGCGCCAAGCGG
The genomic region above belongs to Luteitalea sp. and contains:
- a CDS encoding beta-propeller fold lactonase family protein, which codes for MSCLIGVALIGASLLTNQPAEASQGGETTGELFVYVGTYTNGESKGIYLLRMDPRTGQLSEPTLAAEAKSPSFLAVHPTKRVLYAVNEISGNDGDRPGGAVSAFAIGPDGSLTLLNEQSSRGAGPCFVAVDEAGAHVLVANYGGGSVAVLPIDEDGRLESASATVQHEGSSVDPKRQQGPHAHSINPDPSNQFALAADLGLDRILVYRLDATAGTITPHDPPDARVEPGAGPRHLAFHPNGRFAYVMNELQSTVTSFAWDAAEGTLEALQTLPTLPADFSGTNHTADVQVHPSGRFVYGSNRGHDTIAVFGVDEANGRLSPVEHRASGGKTPRHFGIDPSGTYLLAANQDSNSLVVFRIDQQSGRLAPTGTQVEVPSPVCVRFVRR
- a CDS encoding mechanosensitive ion channel, producing the protein MQNMMDRFNEHVGASLPSVLGALVILIVGWLVALIAAGIVRGLLKRTDFDNKLAGWIFGARGAKVPIERYLGQIVFWGVMLFVLMAFFQALQLTAVTEPLNALLQQITEFAPRLLGVLVLLIVAAVLAAIARAIVTRALTATGADQRLAVEGGPPLSQTLGEAIYWIVWLLFLPAILSTLQLYGLLTPIQGMLNKALAFLPNILAAALVLGVGWFVAHLVRRIVSSLLAAIGVDRLGERHGLQQALGGTSVSGAIGTVVYVLVLLPVAIAALNALQLEAVTRPASNMLDTLLSSVPAIFGAALVIVLSYVIGRVIAELVARTLSAVGFDNFLAKLGVVGQAGAAPTRKPSTIVGQLILVAILLFAAIEAAGLMGFTELQALLSSFIVLGGHILLGLVVFGVGLYLANLAANVIRDSNVTNARFLASAARVAVLVLAGAMALRQMGLANEIINLAFGLLVGAIAVAVALAFGLGARDAAGREVESWVRSVRRPE